In one window of Gudongella oleilytica DNA:
- a CDS encoding ZIP family metal transporter, giving the protein MNSIPLFIQAGFWGGLAGSSLLIGALIGYYCNLNQRLVAAVMAFGSGVLISALSFELIQEAYNKGGLKSAGMGFIIGALVYTAANYFISKKGAKHRKRSNLKGKSHLDTSDAGALSIAMGAFIDGIPESLVIGLSIIDGGRINLITVLAIFISNIPEGLSSSAGMKNAKRSKIYIFSIWGIIALTSSIVSSLGYTLFKGISSGFVSAILAVAAGAILSMVVDTMIPEAFEETHDFAGLITAIGFLSAFILSNM; this is encoded by the coding sequence ATGAACTCCATACCATTATTTATACAAGCTGGATTTTGGGGAGGATTAGCTGGAAGTTCACTTCTTATTGGCGCCCTTATCGGGTACTACTGCAACCTTAATCAAAGACTGGTTGCAGCAGTAATGGCATTTGGCAGCGGAGTATTGATATCAGCTCTTTCCTTCGAACTAATTCAGGAAGCTTACAATAAAGGCGGTTTGAAATCCGCAGGGATGGGTTTCATTATAGGAGCATTGGTCTATACTGCTGCGAACTATTTTATATCCAAAAAAGGGGCGAAGCACCGTAAAAGGTCTAACCTCAAGGGGAAATCTCATCTGGACACAAGTGACGCAGGAGCGTTATCAATAGCTATGGGAGCATTCATAGACGGCATACCGGAATCATTGGTTATAGGACTAAGTATCATAGACGGGGGAAGGATAAATCTCATAACCGTTTTGGCAATATTCATATCAAATATCCCAGAGGGTCTTTCAAGCTCAGCTGGCATGAAGAACGCAAAAAGAAGCAAAATCTACATATTTTCTATCTGGGGAATAATTGCCCTCACAAGCTCAATAGTATCTTCTTTGGGTTATACATTGTTTAAAGGAATCAGTTCAGGCTTCGTTTCCGCAATACTGGCAGTGGCAGCTGGTGCTATCCTCTCAATGGTTGTGGATACGATGATACCCGAAGCATTTGAAGAAACCCATGACTTTGCAGGATTAATAACAGCAATTGGATTTTTAAGCGCCTTTATACTCAGCAATATGTAA